The DNA window TCGCGTAGACGAGGAGCAAAAGCAACAGGAACTCAAGAAGCGTGAATTTCAGGTGCTGGATCACGAGGAAGAGCTGGGCATTCGACCAGAGCCTCCTCAGTCCGTGGAGTTCTACGAAACGCGAAGAGATCAGCCACGGAAATCCTCCGCCTTTGCGGCCATGCAAGCATTCCAGCCATCCCGTGAACCCCTGTCCTCGAACACGGTTTCGAACGCTGGAAGTGTGCCCGATACACCAAGAGACTCGATTGTGTCTGCCCTGAAGGAGGAAACCGATCTGGAGTACCAGAAGTACCTCAAGGCGCAGCAGCGCAACCAGAAAAGATTGGACTACTTCCACCAGAAAGAGGAGGAGCTCTCGGGTCTCCAGGGCCAGCAGCTAACACAACTTCAGAGGGAGCTCTCCAATCAGCAACAGAGTCTGCTGAGCCAACAGCAATTGCAGCAATCCAAGttgttgcaactgcagcagtgCGTCCAAAGCCAAGAGTTGCAGCAACAGATGCAGCATCTCACCCAGAAGGCACAACAGCAACCTCCTCAAGCtaaccaacagcagcaactgcaactgcaacagcaacagcaacggggttcccaacagcagcaacactcCCAAGTAACCCAAAGAacccaacagcaacagcaacaagtgTCCCAACAAGTAacccaacagcaacaacaagaacaagaacacTCTCTGCTCTCGCAAACCACACTCGCTGAGACCCAAACCCTTCAGGCCAATGCCCAATCTCAGAGTTCCGCTTCCTACAGCTCCAAAGCGACTGCTTGCTCTAACTCCTCTTCCACAGTCCCACCTGCCACCACCTCTACCGCTTTCGCacctgctccagctccagctccatcttTAGCTCCAGTTCCCACCAGCACACCTGTCCGACCATCAGCTTTTGCTGTACAAAGTAGCTACTGCAACAGCCAGTTCGATGCCCACGAACTGATCGAGGAGACCGTCGAGGAGCTCGAGCACTCGCCAGTCCTGTTCCCGCCGCCCTCCCCGCTGAGCCACCTGACCAAACATGGCAAAGCCGTACAGTCCGGCCTCCACAAGGCGGACAGCATCCCCAAGTACCAGCGCAACTGGACGGTGCTGCCCACCCAGAGTCCCATTCGCACTCCGGAACCGCAGGAGCTGCGCGAGAACGTACCGCTGGCATTCGTGGATGCCCCGAAAGCACCAGTTACCAGTGACTCCTCCACTGTACATAGACCCATAGCCCAGGTGGCTGCGCCGACAACTGTGGTTGCTCCTTCCCGGGAAAGGGAGAAGGAGCGACGGCCACAGCTGTCGGTGCCCATTATTGTTGAGGATCGATCGGGTCCAGTAACGATGGCTTTCCAACCGTTAGACGAACTGGTGCGACCGGATCAGGCCCTGACGCCCACCAGGCCGTACACCCCGTCGCTGACCAACAAGCCGGCTCCAATTGTGCCCTTCTACCAGACGGAGGAGAAGCTCGTTTTCGAGGAGTGCTCGGCCACCCATGCCAGGAACTACAACGAACTGAACGCCTCGCCTTTTCCAGACAGAACACGTTCTCCGGCTCCGGGACCACCGCCAAATCCGCTGAATGCCATTCGAGCACCGAGGATGAGGGAACCGGAAACCAAGTCCAATATTCTGTCCGTGTCTGGAGGTCCTCGCTTGCAGACGGGCTCCATAACCACCGGTCAGAGCTACCAGGGACAACTTTTGGCCCACTCCGAGCAGAGTTCCCAGTCGGCCAGTCAGAGCTTCAGCCAGCAACCGGAGAGGATTACCGAACAAAGGGTGGGCAACCTGAACATTCAGCAGAGGGAGCAGTCCtcccagctgcagcagcaagcTCAATCGCAGACCCAGAGTCAGACACGCAGCCAGGTGGGAAACACCCAAATTGAGAGGCGTCGCAAGGTCACCGAGGAGTTCGAACGCACCCAGAGTGCCAAGACTATTGAGATCCGAACTGGCTCGCAGTCCGTCAGTCAGTCAAGGGCCCAGTCGCAGTCCATCAGCCAGGCCCAGAGCCAGGCTCAATACCAGTCCCAGAACCAGTCGGACACAGAACGTCGCTCGTCGTACGGCAAGACGGGATTCGTGGCCAGTCAGGCGAAGCGTCTGTCCTGCATGGAGGAGGAAATCAGCAGCTTGACCAGCCAATCGCAGGCCATCAGTGCCCGGGCCTCGGCGCTCGGAGAGGGCTGCTTCCCCAACCTGAGATCGCCCACCTTTGACTCGAAGTTTCCACTTAAGCCGGCTCCCGCGGAGTCTATAGTTCCCGGCTATACAACTGTTCCGGCGGCCACCAAGATGCTAACAGCACCACCACCGGGcttcctgcagcagcagcagcaacagcagcaaaggTCTGCCTTCTCGGGCTACCAAGCCACCACTTCATCGGTGCAGCAGAGCTCCTTTGCGAGCAGCTCGAAAGCCACCACCTCATCGCTCTCATCctcatcagcatcagcatctgcttcagcatcagcatcagcatccgTCGCGAGATCGTCGCAAAGTCTAACCCAAGCTTCTGCTATTACTACTACCACTAATAACCAGGCCACCACGGCCTACAGGAGCAGCAATGGCAGCATTACCAAGCCTAATCTGGCCTCGCGGCCATCCATCGCTTCCATCACAGCTCCAGGATCAGCAAATGCTcccgctcctgctcctgcaccATCGGCAGCTCCAATCAAAGCTACTGCTCCATTCAAGGCACCGATTGTTCCAAAATCGGTGATAGCGAACGCCGTTAATGCCGCTGCTCCGCCTGCGCCCGCTGTCTTTCCGCCAGACCTGAGCGATCTGAACTTGAACTCTAATGTGGATAATTCCCCAGGTGCCGGAGGAAAGAGCGCTGGCGCCTTTGGAGCCACCTCGGCGCCCAAGAGGGGCAGGGGTATCCTGAATAAGGCGGCCGGACCCGGAGTGCGCATCCCACTGTGCAACAGCTGCAATGTGCAGATCAGGTGAACAGAGCATCCCCGAGTTTTGTTGTGTTCAAAGTTTGATTCTATTGTTAACTAAGATTgctgttatttatttgtgccCTTGAATGAATCTAATCCGCTTCTGAACACCTTGAGATTGATCTTTGATTTTCTCTGCCATATTGATCTTTCCTAagttataatattatattttgggATCAGCTTCCTACTGATAAGCTTGATACCACCCAGTCATACTAATTCGCCTGCCACCAATCTAACCCATTCGCTATTCTGTGTTCTGTTTACCCCCATTTTGTTGCAGTTCCCACAGGAGCTCAAAGCGCTGCCAAGTCCACTAATCCGCATGCTAGTCCGCAAACCTTCGCCaccttgccacgcccccatccTCAGGCAACTGACACACACGCCCAGGAGCTGCAAAAGGATCTCCAACTGGAGTCGGATGCCACTTCCATGCTGGCTGAATCTGTTGGAAAGATTAATATGGGTGACAAAACCCAAGCATTTATGCAGGAAGCTGGCAAAATTATTACCAATATGTTGGAGGCACGATTGGCCAACAATGGTGGCCAGAATGGTCCACTTTCCCATGCGGGTAGCTCTTTGAGTTTGCGCAGCAATAGCAGCTCCAATCTCTCAAAGAGTCCGATGATCGTTCGCAAGCGCTTAGATCTCGATGACTTTAAGAATCTGGATCCCACCCAGCCGGTTGCATTGCAACCTGTTATAGCCGTACATTCACAGAAGGATCTGCCCGCTGAGGTGGGAAATCAGAAGGCGCAGCCGCAGGTTCCTCGGGTGGAACAAACCCTACAGATGGAACTGCCGGCCCAGCATCCCATGGGCAAGATACTTGATCTCTGCGATAGTGGCAAGGCCATCGACGCACCTGAACCGGTGGCATTTAGGAACAATTTGAGACGCACTGGCGCCACCCATGCGGCTGATCGAAGATCCTACATAGAACCTAAGCAGGGTGCTAACAATAGCACCTCCGTAAGCACTCAAATTGGCAATCAGAATGGTGGGCAGGCGGCCAATCAGAATGGCAGCCAGAGTAGTGCACCCACATACAGTGTTTCCGTTAAAGCCTTGGGACCTCACAGTGAAGACCAGACCACCATGTCGGAGGAGAACGAAAGGGCCGTGAGTCAGTTGCTCAAGGAGGGTAAGCGACCTGTGTGTTGTCAGTGCAACAAAGAGATCACCTCGTAAGTACAGCCTGCTACTTGTTCGtgttatttcatttcttttttttataataatatttaaaattttcaaactgATTTGTTTATAACTCGTTTCCACAGAGGACCCTTCATCACGGCATTGGGCCGCATATGGTGCCCGGATCACTTCATCTGCGTGAACGGCAACTGCCGTCGTCCGCTGCAGGACATTGGCTTCGTTGAGGAGAAGGGTGATCTGTACTGCGAGTACTGTTTCGAGAAGTACCTGGCGCCCACCTGCAGCAAGTGCGCTGGCAAGATCAAGGTGAGACTTGAAGCTACCCTCCATTGATTTAACATACTAATGGTATTGCATAGGGTGACTGTTTGAATGCCATTGGCAAGCACTTCCATCCGGAGTGCTTCACCTGCGGCCAGTGCGGCAAGATCTTTGGCAACAGGCCCTTCTTCCTGGAGGATGGAAACGCTTACTGCGAGGCCGATTGGAACGAGCTGTTCACCACCAAGTGCTTCGCCTGCGGCTTCCCCGTGGAAGCTGGCGACAGATGGGTGGAGGCCCTGAACCACAACTACCATAGCCAATGCTTCAACTGCACGGTAAGTAGTCCTTAACATCTGAACTCTTATTTATAACGAATCAACTTTTTAATCAACTTTTCTTGACGTTTAACAGTTCTGCAAACAGAACCTGGAGGGTCAGAGCTTCTACAACAAGGGCGGACGTCCCTTCTGCAAGAATCATGCACGCTAAGCCGCAACTCAGATGATTTTGTTCGACTTCAGGGATCACGCACACTAACCAACAACACCAACTATCTATCACAATCTTCGGATTACTTGGATATGGGAGCTTGCTCCCAACTCGTATCTAATGCTTATTATTGCAATTGTCAGAGTGAATAATGCgtaactattattatttctatttgtttttgaattgtGCACACAAATGTTATCCTAATTTTAACTGATGATCGATTCGCTCTAAATCAAAACAGTAGCTGCAAACGACACGAAATCGAATTAGCTAGCAAATTATATGTCCCACACACaactattatttattcaaacaTCGTATCATAACCGAACTACCGATCCCCCagataaatatgtatgtactgtGGCCAGAGTTAATTTACTTAGTTGAGCCTGAAAACTGTTGATCAACCCGTAACCAAAAGCTAACAAATCGCGCGAGAGGATTTCCCAAATCGATTGGCGGCGTAGAATCGGGCTAATCAGAGATGTGAAACGAGGTTGTCAGCAGGCAGTtgcttatttaatttctaaatttatGTTGTAAATTATCCATAATTCgattgtaaattgtaaatgaTCAGCAAGTGAATAAATTTCGAAATCTTTTTCGCGTTTAAAAaatgagttttcttttttttttgtttgtgctgGACGTAAACAACAATCATAATTTACTCCCCGTGTGATGTCATTATCGTTGGCAACTTCCGGTTTGCTGGGCACACGAATTCCACCCGAcagcctgaaagtatgcaacagtttttgttttccgcCCGTACGGCcatctcacacacacactcacatactCACCGTACACTCACACATGGGCACGCACTTCTACATCAATTTCATGCTTAACCAATTTTTGTTGGTTTCATTTGAGcctggcattttatttttttcggcTTTCATCCTGAggtgtgagtgagtgagtgggtgATGGGCTGTGCTTGGTGTTAATCGCTGGGACTGCAAATACCCCGCTCCGAAAAACTCGGAATTTTACCCCGCTCTGAATACAAAACTTCAGAGGCCTGGCGATGGCAGCAAAATTCACGGTAGATTAAGCAGGATCAGGACGTGGAGGCATGTGCCACGCCCTTCGTGcgagaaagaaaaacaatttggGGTTTTGTGGCATTTTTCAACGATTTGTTGGGTTTTATTTCTCTTGTTTAGTTTACGTTGCCTTGCACATTACGGTAAAGGACTTTAAGTTAGttttcgagtgtgtgtgtgttttgttgttcttgttgtgtctgtgtgtttgtttgtgtgtctgtgtattGTACTCGTGCAGGACACGCGTACAATTAGTCGTAACTTATATATCATTAGGGGTAGGTCTacctatttttgtttttgtgcgaAACGCATTCAGAAATCGAAATCGACATCGAAGTTCAGTATTCAGTTGGATATTCGTGGTTTCCGAAAGTGCGCGCCAAATTTGTCACCGTAGCGTTCCGTTGCGAGTTATGCATATCCCGAGGATACTCATACCTACATACACTATATACTTAGTATTTGCTCTTCGTTTCTGGCCTGGTTTATAGTTTAGTTGCTAGAAATGCGTTCTAAATTTCATCGTATTTACAGTTCAATAGTGGTTTGGCTGAGCTCAGAGTTTCTCATGttataattttaacattttcatttcgttttggATACATTAATACTTCAATGGGTTAGGCGTATATGTAGAATTGCAAGTATCTAGAATTCGTAATAACTACGCTGCGCATCTCCTTAATgcttacaaaaataaattcaacaCATTCAAGTACAACAAACATCTTATCAGCTAACGCCGCTTACAGATACAGGTTAGAGATAGGGGTTACATTACATTCATTTAGGAGCAGCTTGAGTTCCGTACAAATAAATACCTTTGGGTTAACGAGTGTCTGAATCTGAAGCATCCGAAGCAACCGTTCAGTTCGTTCAGATCGCTACAGATGCGCCAATATATCGATCTGATCGAGGGCGCTGGCCTGGCCAGCTGCATTTTGCGTTTCAGTTTGCGTTTGGGtgttgtggctgctgtggCCGGGTGACTGGGAAATGGTCACAATGGTCACCAGATCCTTGTTCTTGCTCATCGCCGACGCACCAGTCGATGCACCAGTCGTGGTGGCAGTGGATTCCCTCTCCGGAATGCGATTGGAGGACTCTATCTCCACAATGGCCGAGGTTAGCAATGTGTTCGACTGCAGCGCCGTGTAGTCAGGCAATTGCTCCACCACCGACGGCTCCGGCAGCTGCAGATCCTCGTTGGCCAGCAGTCGTCCGGACGGAGCCGTCTCGATGTTCCGCTCACTGCACACGAGACTGGCGGGCGTGGCATTCCTGGAGCGGTAGCTCGGTGGCAAACTGTACTCCGAGCCGcccatgctgctgctgattgtTCCCCCAgcgccgcctcctcctccgccgcctaTTCCGGATCTTAGGGTGGTCAATGGAGCCCTGGAAGTAAGTGAATCAAAGCATGAATTATTTACACATGAGCCAAAGTCAATCCTGTTCTGTTTGCCCTTCTCGGGCATAAGAAGATGGCAAATATGTTAACCAAATGCACAAATTTGCATCCATGAGATAGGGTCTCTTCAAAGTGGAATTTCTATGAGATTTGTCTATCCGAGTGCACTGATcaataattttgaattatcttttatttaatttattgaaaatattatttatttttttaattatcatCTTAGTGTCGATATATAACATAATGCAGTCATAACTTTAAAGAACCTTGTAATCAAACACGAACCATAATAACTACATATTAATTTTCAGTTTCGTTTCCTTAATTTTTGTACAGTGCACCCAAACGTTGTCAGTCACAAGTATGTATAGGATATATGACGACTCCGTTCCTTTTCAAACACATAAGCGTGTGTGTCTATTCTCTATATTCTCATCTTTgtcaatttaaataacaaaaggcCGCTGTGGCAATTGTTGCCATGTGCATGGCCATAGGTAAAAAGATTTCAAGGGGAGGATTTTGAAAGGAGCTATTTTTAGGTGAGGGTGAGTGAGAGGGTGAGGGTTCGACGGGGAACTAAACCCAAATCACAGACAATTCACACTTCAGTCGGCAGAGCACAAAAGTCAACACTCAAACGCTCATCTGCACATAATGGCCTGCCGAGTGCTCCAATGGGGCGTTGCTCAGTctctgtgggcgtggctggttGATTTCTCAAAATTCGAGAAGCTCGCACAAATTGTATGGAGCAATTTGGAGTATGtagaattgcatttaattgttcCGACAAAGATGTCGGCCGAACGGAAACAGCAAAATAAGTCATCGTCCAGGATTTGTCCTGCAATCGGGCCTATCTATATGTTGGCCTCTATTGTCTGGGATGTGATGTGATGTGCTGTGCATAACAGGCAATTTTCGCAGCACTTTGGTCGTCTCTTTGTTGGTTTAATTGACTTGGCCAGCAGCAAGGACAGTTTTCCGTCCTTGGAACGCAGGACATCTTCCCCTTTATCCCCTTACCCCTTTTGCTCCCTTTTCATCGTTTTGCCCCCTAACCTTCCATCTTTATGGGCTGCTTGTTATGCGGCTTGGCAGGCTCTTCAGATGTGCGCGCgtgtgtgtaaatattttgcgaAATTTCCCAGAATTCTTTGCCAGTTTTTCCCCTCACCAACACTAACGTCATTTGAATACGCAActcaggcacacacacatttactGGGGTTCCTGCCCGCCTGTCTGCCTTGAAGAATTCTGTGATTTCTTGCCACACACTTTGCAtaagttttgctttttgacATACTTCCCCTGGCTGCTTCCTCTtccttccgtttccgctgACATTTTTGGCTAACCTAAGTGTGCGGGGAAGCCCCGAAATCAGATTTCCCTGTTGCCTTTCCATTTGCATTACACAcattataaatattcaagTGTGTGAGTGAAGTAAGTTAATTTGACATAAATACGTTACGCTTTGCATGGCAATTTTCTAAAACGAGctgcaaatattatttaaataccaAATTTAAGCTGCCTTTGTCTTCCCTTCGTGTAGTAATTTGTCGGTCATAAAAATCAACTTTTCTCATTAGCCCAACATTATGCGTTCCGGGCGATAATTATTCCAGcgccacccacttttccgaAAAGTCCTTGTCATTTAAATGGCCTTCGCTTGagtcgtgttttttttttggagggCGACACGCAATCAGATTGCTCATATATATTCGGGGGCTTTATCTCTTCAATTAGTTGCCGAATCAATTGGCGAGTGTTTGCTGCCATCATCAGACAATCTTTTGATTCGAATCGTCCATTTTGAATgggaaaaatcgaaaattacCCGAAAACTTGCGCCCCCGAAAAGCAATGTGTCAATGTTGACACCCTTGGAAACCGCACAAAAGCCAAACCGCCGGAGCAGAGTTAccccagatcccagatctcCAATGTTTCCACATTCTACATCCCCAATTTTCCTTAACGCGCTCCACCTCCTTGGCAGTCTGGAAAACATTTTGCGGTTTGGCAGGCGCCAAACTTTGCAAATAACTCACGAATGGCGGAACGGAGAAGTCGGGAGAAGTTAgtgaggaggtggaggagcaggaggaggagtaggTTACAGGCAGGATTGGTGGATTgcgccggaaacggaagtaCTTACCTCAGCAGGCTGCCCGCATGAGATCGATAAGTGGGCGGCGGCGAATTTCCACGCACCACGCCATTCTGGCGATCGCGGTCCAACAGCAAAAGTCTGCGGGAGAGAAGCGGAAAGGATTCGGGTGAGTAGCTGTTGTAGTTGTGTGGCATGGCACGACAGGAAAAAGGCGGCCAGCCAATGGGTTAAGGGTGATGGTGTGGATGTGGACACTGACAATAGATACACTGACAACCAGAGGGGTTTTTTACTCAAAAGTAGGCATACTTGCTATTAGACACCTATCAGATATAGggatattttataaacaattgtTGACAATTTCAACAAACATGAACTTAATAGCAAATTCATACATTGAACCAATATTGGTTGAAAAGTACACTCTTATGAGAGCCATAttgtatttcttatttttcaattacatATATCACACATAATAGTTTTaaagtgtgtttttttcttttagaaATAGTTTAATGATAGTAAAAAATGTTCATCAAAAACAGACGGCATTTTCTCAGTGTAGCTACAAATCGCTCTGGTCGCTGCATAATTATGCataatgcaattaattgcGCCAGGACATGCGAGTGGCGGACGAAAGCCGCAGGTCCGCCACCAACTGCTGTCCTTGCGTGTAATTTATGCACCAGCAGTTCTGGTAGTCCTTGTACTCCTAGTACTCCTGGTACTCCTGGTGCTCCCCGAACTCCTGGCACTCAACTCACCTCAACCGATACTCCTGCATGCTGGCCTGGTACGAGGGCGGCGGTGGGCGGTGCTGGAACTCCGGATAGAGCAGACCATGCGGAGCTCCGCCGCCGCGACTGCAGGGCCTCCGGCCACAACGTCCAAGGTCCACGCTGGTGCCCAGGCCGATTCCCAGGCAGCTCTGGCCGCCGGGCGCCGTCATTCGCCAGGCGGCACCACTTACAGTCACCAAAACGACGCCAACTCCTGGaatcgaaaagaaaaaatccaaaaatgaGAGGTGGAAACGGACTTAATTTCAGAGCTAGACTTCGGTTAACGCCCCCTCAAGTGCCCCCACCCGATTATCCATTTAGCTTGAGCATTAATTAGCCCACTCCCAagggggggcgtggcacgcaATTACAGCTCCACTTAAAGCTCCAAATCCAGC is part of the Drosophila yakuba strain Tai18E2 chromosome 2R, Prin_Dyak_Tai18E2_2.1, whole genome shotgun sequence genome and encodes:
- the LOC6531525 gene encoding PDZ and LIM domain protein Zasp isoform X8, which produces MAQPQLLQVKLSRFDAQPWGFRLQGGTDFAQPLLVQKVNAGSLSEQAGLQPGDAVVKINDVDVFNLRHKDAQDIVVRSGNNFVITVQRGGSTWRPHVTPTGNVPQPNSPYLQTVTKTSLAHKQQDSQHIGCGYNNAARPFANGGDGGVKSIVNKQYNTPVGIYSDESIAETLSAQAEVLAGGVLGVNFKKNEKEYQGDRSEVLKFLREEETGQSTPEPHSPANFYWTQSHAIGGNERRTPLHHQQQQDERIGVPLQSNTLAPEATHRPSLPVAPKDGVEQPRQDQQEQPDPRIIVLPICPGLQGPEYKAEMEAAAAALATDQDGRPRPLAASGHPACQLCGVGIVGVFVRIKDKNLHVECFKCATCGTSLKNQGYYNFNNKLYCDIHAKQAAINNPPTGTEGYVPVPIKPNTKLSASTISSALNSHGYGGNSNGYSNGNSTPAPAPVASSQATVATVAPSAATAAAATPQAATATDSPVATASSSDNMSAYVADEPSSIYGQISADSVAIAPPAPQPPTAGGGDQPFEYVTLTGNVIRSVQAPGKGACPSYKVNQGYARPFGAAAPKSPVSYPPQQQQQSPRPGGQNPYATLPRSNVGQQDELVRPDQALTPTRPYTPSLTNKPAPIVPFYQTEEKLVFEECSATHARNYNELNASPFPDRTRSPAPGPPPNPLNAIRAPRMREPETKSNILSVSGGPRLQTGSITTGQSYQGQLLAHSEQSSQSASQSFSQQPERITEQRVGNLNIQQREQSSQLQQQAQSQTQSQTRSQVGNTQIERRRKVTEEFERTQSAKTIEIRTGSQSVSQSRAQSQSISQAQSQAQYQSQNQSDTERRSSYGKTGFVASQAKRLSCMEEEISSLTSQSQAISARASALGEGCFPNLRSPTFDSKFPLKPAPAESIVPGYTTVPAATKMLTAPPPGFLQQQQQQQQRSAFSGYQATTSSVQQSSFASSSKATTSSLSSSSASASASASASASVARSSQSLTQASAITTTTNNQATTAYRSSNGSITKPNLASRPSIASITAPGSANAPAPAPAPSAAPIKATAPFKAPIVPKSVIANAVNAAAPPAPAVFPPDLSDLNLNSNVDNSPGAGGKSAGAFGATSAPKRGRGILNKAAGPGVRIPLCNSCNVQIRGPFITALGRIWCPDHFICVNGNCRRPLQDIGFVEEKGDLYCEYCFEKYLAPTCSKCAGKIKGDCLNAIGKHFHPECFTCGQCGKIFGNRPFFLEDGNAYCEADWNELFTTKCFACGFPVEAGDRWVEALNHNYHSQCFNCTFCKQNLEGQSFYNKGGRPFCKNHAR